The following are encoded together in the Caretta caretta isolate rCarCar2 chromosome 17, rCarCar1.hap1, whole genome shotgun sequence genome:
- the RPL23A gene encoding large ribosomal subunit protein uL23 yields the protein MAPKAKKEAVPAKTEAKSKALKAKKAVLKGVHSHKKKKIRTSPTFRRPKTLRLRRQPKYPRKSAPRRNKLDHYAIIKFPLTTESAMKKIEDNNTLVFIVDVKANKHQIKQAVKKLYDIDVAKVNTLIRPDGEKKAYVRLAPDYDALDVANKIGII from the exons CTGTCCCCGCTAAGACAGAGGCAAAATCCAAGGCTCTGAAAGCTAAAAAGGCTGTCTTGAAAGGAGTCCACAGTCACAAGAAGAAGAAAATCAGGACATCTCCCACCTTCAGAAGGCCCAAAACTTTACGATTACGGAGACAGCCCAAATATCCTAGGAAGAGTGCTCCTCGGAGGAACAA GCTTGACCACTATGCCATTATCAAGTTCCCTCTGACCACAGAGTCCGCCATGAAGAAGATAGAGGATAACAACACCCTGGTCTTCATTGTAGATGTCAAGGCCAACAAACATCAGATCAAACAGGCTGTCAAGAAGCTGTATGATATTGATGTGGCCAAGGTGAACACATTGATCCG GCCCGATGGTGAGAAGAAGGCTTATGTTCGTCTTGCTCCAGACTATGATGCGTTGGATGTAGCCAACAAG ATTGGAATAATCTAA